The following proteins are encoded in a genomic region of Dyadobacter sp. UC 10:
- a CDS encoding pyridoxamine 5'-phosphate oxidase family protein, which translates to MKNIPAHLVPSRLAKRAHYDEETINAILDEALFCTISFIVDNRPFAIPTAFVRYEDKIYIHGSVGSHFIREVEKGIPVCISVMLTDALVVAKSAFSHSVNYRSVTIFSNAEKIEDIETKTAAFEWLTNKIVPNSWSYLRPMKTSEITRTTALAFSIREASAKTRDGMPKDEEEDLELPIWSGLIPIPMQRLQPVPDESSKDIPLPEHLR; encoded by the coding sequence ATGAAAAACATACCCGCTCACCTCGTTCCCAGCCGTCTCGCAAAAAGAGCGCATTATGATGAGGAGACGATCAACGCTATTCTCGACGAAGCTTTGTTTTGCACGATCAGCTTTATAGTCGATAACCGTCCCTTTGCAATACCAACTGCTTTCGTGCGATACGAAGACAAGATTTATATTCACGGCTCGGTAGGAAGTCACTTTATCAGGGAAGTTGAAAAGGGTATTCCCGTCTGCATTTCAGTCATGTTGACGGATGCCCTGGTTGTTGCCAAATCGGCGTTCAGTCATTCGGTGAATTACCGGTCAGTAACCATATTTTCCAACGCTGAAAAGATCGAGGATATTGAAACAAAAACAGCTGCTTTCGAGTGGCTTACAAATAAGATTGTCCCGAACAGCTGGTCTTACCTGCGACCGATGAAAACAAGTGAAATTACCAGGACAACGGCGCTTGCCTTTTCAATCCGGGAGGCTTCGGCTAAAACCAGGGACGGAATGCCCAAGGATGAAGAAGAGGACCTGGAACTGCCGATCTGGTCGGGGCTGATACCGATCCCGATGCAACGGTTGCAACCAGTTCCAGACGAGTCTAGTAAGGATATTCCGTTGCCGGAACATTTGCGGTAG
- a CDS encoding FG-GAP-like repeat-containing protein, with the protein MKHRYYAGLLLVATFGLAGLGYFLADRTAEPAAVLIRSSSSSATVKEPALPDIEKSLAQREYHITFDPENRKFQSPNRQHNLRAYYEPGVLTVRNRKDSAGHNFEFKLINQGIYADGKRMDLADKKSKVENSANTAEIHHSAFTEEYINSPEGIRQNFIIEEAPAETNELAVRLELKGFEAKEAGTNELAFYRSDLAGKSQYELSYKDLKCWDATGTPLEASLTYQNDRIQISVDVRGAAYPVTIDPIITNGNPGNAIKIPEANQTQAWFGGVVSSAGDVNGDGYSDVIVGAAKYDNGQVDEGAVFIYYGSASGINAAGPVMLQSDQKEARFGCYASSAGDINKDGFSDIIVGSFLYDKGQTNEGAAFVYYGSAQGISTTASVILESNQAEANMGNRVGMAGDVNGDGYSDVLVCAWTYDKGQTNEGVVFLYHGSAAGLNANTPVIIEANQAEAMMGFCASGAGDVNGDGYSDILIGARHYDKGQTDEGAVFVYHGSALGVNPNNAATILESNQANAYLGHSASTAGDVNGDGYSDIIAGAIMYDKGQINEGAAFVHYGSAQGVNPVAAITLESNQAEAQFGYSTASAGDLNGDGYSDVIVGAMYYDKGQSNEGAAFVYHGGKNGFFSSSTLESDQAGAQFGCSVASAGDVNGDGYSDVIAGALTYDNGEVDEGGAFVWLGGAATISIASLKITNSQKDALFGSAVASAGDVNADGYSDILIGAHQFDNGQAEEGIAMVYLGSPSGININSGILLQCDKVSAQFGFAVSGAGDVNADGYDDIAIGAPYYGNGQVQEGAAFIYYGGLAGPKINSASIIESDKVDAWLGVSVSAADINSDGFSDILIGAPAYTSGQSSEGALVVCFGSLAGVSSNSKIVKESNIVNAFMGHSVSGAGDINGDGFDDVICGLPKFASSAGEADEGAVHIYYGSAGGFSNTISKIEGNQGLAYYGYAVSNAGDINGDGFADVVVGAPYFSNGQFNEGAAHIYFGSTQGLITTQSVLLEQNVAQSEMGLSVASAGDFNGDGYSDVIVGSPSYNDGQFYTGASYIYPGSPQGLNSQYFIVIKNVAEIAAMGAAVSSAGDINADGYSDILIGAPHADGIQVDEGAVFVYGGSAGNSLQNNLRLYNTNLTTPINQTQFALNNFGAGLYAKSFLGENKGKLVWETKPAGQGFFKGTNNVITNSTQSSGSQNTYASLGLLGTELKNVIPKQGSATKVRVRVKYDPALALTGQTYGPWRYLPSYLTGNATAPVPEEGMQQTIYRKALAPEGEGYAISIYPNPTSDKLYINNLEKDKVADIKVLSTLGKTIYNTAGGESEIDLAGTTQGIYLLLIRYKDGSQSTHKIVVKK; encoded by the coding sequence ATGAAACACCGTTACTATGCAGGTTTATTATTGGTTGCTACCTTCGGTCTGGCAGGACTGGGGTATTTCTTAGCCGATAGAACCGCTGAACCTGCTGCCGTTCTCATCAGGAGTAGCAGTTCTTCCGCAACTGTGAAGGAGCCCGCGCTGCCGGATATAGAGAAAAGCCTCGCGCAGCGCGAATACCACATTACTTTCGATCCGGAAAACCGAAAATTTCAAAGTCCCAACCGGCAACATAATCTTCGTGCCTATTATGAACCAGGCGTGTTAACAGTTAGAAACCGGAAAGACTCGGCAGGTCACAATTTCGAGTTTAAACTGATTAATCAGGGCATTTATGCCGACGGAAAGCGCATGGATCTGGCAGATAAAAAGAGCAAAGTTGAAAACAGTGCTAACACAGCCGAAATCCATCACAGCGCATTTACTGAAGAGTATATCAATAGTCCCGAAGGAATCAGGCAAAATTTTATAATCGAAGAAGCCCCGGCTGAAACCAATGAACTTGCGGTCAGGCTCGAATTGAAGGGCTTTGAAGCCAAAGAAGCTGGTACCAATGAACTTGCTTTTTACCGATCGGATCTGGCGGGGAAAAGTCAGTATGAATTGAGTTACAAGGATTTGAAATGCTGGGATGCAACTGGTACGCCACTGGAAGCCAGCCTGACCTATCAAAATGACCGCATCCAGATCAGTGTAGATGTGCGTGGGGCCGCATATCCCGTCACGATCGACCCGATCATTACCAACGGGAATCCGGGCAATGCCATCAAAATTCCCGAAGCGAACCAAACCCAGGCCTGGTTTGGCGGGGTGGTCTCCAGTGCGGGCGATGTGAATGGGGATGGTTATAGCGATGTGATCGTTGGGGCCGCCAAGTACGACAATGGTCAGGTCGATGAAGGGGCTGTTTTTATTTATTACGGGAGTGCGTCAGGGATCAATGCGGCCGGTCCGGTGATGCTACAATCGGATCAGAAGGAAGCCAGGTTTGGCTGTTATGCCTCCTCGGCAGGCGATATCAACAAGGATGGGTTCAGTGATATCATCGTCGGTTCATTTTTATACGACAAAGGTCAGACCAATGAAGGCGCTGCCTTTGTGTATTATGGTTCCGCGCAGGGGATCAGCACCACTGCTTCTGTGATTTTGGAAAGCAACCAGGCCGAAGCGAATATGGGCAACAGGGTCGGGATGGCGGGTGATGTGAACGGGGATGGTTACAGCGATGTATTGGTTTGCGCCTGGACTTATGACAAAGGGCAAACCAACGAAGGAGTTGTGTTTTTGTATCACGGTTCGGCAGCCGGACTTAATGCTAACACTCCCGTTATCATCGAGGCCAACCAGGCCGAAGCGATGATGGGCTTTTGTGCCTCGGGTGCCGGTGATGTGAACGGGGACGGTTACAGCGATATCCTGATCGGTGCCAGGCATTACGACAAAGGCCAAACCGACGAAGGTGCAGTTTTCGTTTATCACGGCTCTGCGCTGGGCGTTAACCCAAACAATGCGGCTACTATTTTGGAAAGCAATCAGGCCAACGCCTACCTGGGCCACTCGGCGTCCACGGCCGGTGATGTAAACGGGGACGGTTATAGCGACATCATCGCAGGCGCAATTATGTACGACAAAGGCCAGATCAATGAAGGGGCTGCCTTTGTGCATTATGGTTCAGCTCAGGGCGTTAACCCGGTTGCTGCTATCACATTAGAATCAAATCAGGCTGAGGCGCAATTCGGCTACTCAACGGCCAGTGCCGGTGATTTAAATGGGGACGGTTATTCGGATGTGATCGTTGGGGCGATGTACTATGACAAGGGGCAGAGTAATGAGGGGGCAGCGTTTGTTTATCATGGCGGGAAAAATGGATTTTTCTCTTCATCAACCCTGGAAAGCGACCAGGCCGGGGCACAGTTTGGCTGCAGCGTGGCTAGCGCTGGCGATGTGAATGGCGATGGGTACAGCGATGTAATAGCCGGAGCGCTTACTTATGATAACGGAGAGGTGGACGAGGGTGGGGCGTTTGTTTGGTTGGGGGGAGCTGCTACTATTAGTATTGCATCATTAAAGATCACAAATTCTCAAAAGGATGCGTTGTTTGGATCTGCTGTCGCGTCTGCCGGCGATGTAAACGCAGACGGTTACAGCGATATCCTAATTGGGGCCCACCAATTTGACAACGGACAGGCGGAAGAAGGCATTGCGATGGTGTATTTAGGATCACCCTCTGGAATAAATATCAACTCAGGTATTTTGCTTCAATGCGATAAGGTTAGTGCACAATTCGGTTTTGCCGTTTCTGGTGCGGGCGACGTAAATGCGGATGGATATGACGATATAGCCATTGGTGCTCCCTATTATGGAAATGGTCAAGTTCAGGAGGGAGCCGCCTTCATATATTATGGTGGGCTCGCGGGACCTAAAATCAATTCTGCTTCTATAATTGAAAGCGATAAGGTTGATGCGTGGCTTGGCGTATCAGTATCTGCGGCAGACATAAATTCTGACGGTTTCAGTGATATTTTAATAGGAGCTCCTGCTTATACAAGTGGACAAAGTTCGGAAGGGGCATTAGTAGTTTGTTTCGGCTCTCTTGCTGGTGTTAGCAGTAATTCGAAAATTGTAAAGGAAAGCAATATTGTAAATGCATTCATGGGACATTCAGTCTCAGGAGCGGGTGATATTAATGGTGACGGATTCGACGACGTGATTTGTGGCTTACCTAAATTTGCTAGTTCAGCTGGCGAGGCGGATGAGGGTGCGGTGCATATCTATTATGGTTCAGCAGGTGGTTTTAGTAATACGATTTCAAAAATCGAGGGGAATCAGGGTTTAGCTTACTACGGGTATGCGGTTAGTAATGCAGGCGACATCAATGGCGATGGTTTTGCGGATGTAGTGGTAGGAGCACCTTATTTTAGTAATGGTCAATTTAACGAAGGAGCCGCACATATCTATTTTGGTTCTACGCAAGGTCTGATTACGACTCAGAGTGTTTTGCTAGAACAAAACGTAGCTCAGTCAGAAATGGGGTTATCTGTTGCAAGTGCAGGTGATTTCAATGGTGATGGATATTCAGATGTTATCGTTGGATCTCCCTCGTATAACGACGGACAATTCTACACAGGCGCATCCTACATTTACCCCGGTTCTCCACAAGGTCTTAATAGCCAATACTTTATTGTAATAAAAAATGTTGCCGAAATTGCTGCAATGGGTGCGGCAGTTAGCTCTGCTGGCGATATCAATGCTGACGGGTATAGTGATATTCTTATCGGCGCTCCACACGCGGATGGTATCCAAGTTGACGAGGGAGCTGTCTTTGTGTATGGAGGAAGTGCCGGTAACAGCCTCCAAAACAATCTCCGCCTCTACAACACCAACCTCACCACCCCAATCAACCAAACCCAATTTGCCCTGAACAACTTTGGGGCTGGGCTGTATGCCAAGTCGTTTCTAGGAGAAAATAAAGGAAAGCTGGTTTGGGAGACGAAACCGGCTGGCCAGGGATTTTTCAAAGGGACGAACAATGTGATCACCAATAGCACGCAATCATCTGGTTCGCAAAATACTTATGCAAGTCTTGGGCTCCTGGGTACGGAACTGAAAAACGTGATTCCAAAACAAGGATCGGCCACCAAGGTGCGGGTGAGAGTGAAATATGATCCCGCACTGGCACTGACCGGGCAGACGTATGGTCCATGGCGTTATTTGCCTTCGTATCTAACTGGAAATGCAACCGCGCCGGTGCCGGAGGAAGGAATGCAGCAAACCATTTACAGGAAAGCGTTGGCACCGGAAGGTGAAGGGTACGCAATCAGCATCTATCCGAATCCAACATCCGACAAGCTTTACATTAACAACCTTGAAAAGGACAAAGTAGCTGATATCAAGGTTCTTTCTACCTTAGGAAAAACAATTTACAACACGGCCGGCGGCGAAAGTGAGATTGACCTGGCAGGGACGACTCAGGGCATTTATCTGCTTTTGATCCGTTATAAGGACGGTTCGCAAAGCACGCATAAAATTGTAGTGAAAAAGTAA